The following DNA comes from Gadus chalcogrammus isolate NIFS_2021 chromosome 12, NIFS_Gcha_1.0, whole genome shotgun sequence.
AGTGATTAGCAGTAGTCATTAAGTGATTAGCAATAGTTCACCAAGTGATAAATGGTAGTTCATTAAGTGATAACAAGTAGTTCACCAAGTGATTAGCAGTAGTCATTAAGTGTTTAGCAGTAGTTCACTAAGTGATAACTAGTTGTTCACATATTGAGTAACATGGTTTACTCACTAGCCAGTCACCAGGCAGGTCTGATTAACAGGTcctttgtgaaacctttaaaaCCCATCCTAAAACAATCCTAGCTTAAACACAAGCAGCGAACTCCTGCAACCCGAGGGGCCTTGACCCCCAGGTGCTGGGacgggtgtgtgggggggtatggGGTCTCAGAGGGGGTCGATGGGGAAGGCCTCGGGCCACTGGGCGGGGTCCAGGAAGACGGAGGCGGCGCCGCTGTAGAACCAGAGGCGGGGCAGCGCCCCCTCCACCCGCCAGCAGTCGGCTGCCCTGTCGtacacctccatctccaccccgTAGTCCCCCTCcatgcccttccagtgcccccCCGTCACCGCCAGCCCCCCGTCCAGCACCACCAGGCCCCCGTTCTCATGGAGCATGTTGAGGTACTGcacctgggagggggaggaggggagggggaggagggagagggaggaggaggatgtggaggaggaggaggagacacaggggagagaggagggggaggagacacaggggagagaggagggggaggagggagggaggaggaggaggagacacaggggagagaggagggggaggagggagggaggaggaggaggaggaggaggaggaggaggaggaggaggaggaggaggaggaggaggaggtggaggagggaggaggaaggggggaggaggaggaggaggaggggggggaggggggggaggaggaggagcagggggaggaggaggaggaggggggggaggagacgtTTTCTAATCGTGAAATTATGTTTAATAATTTGATTATATtacttatttttaattttacttAATATATTAGAAATAATATTATGTTAACATCTGTGCAGTTCAGGCTTGCTAAAGAATCTGAGATAAAGATAAAGAGCTTTTCAGACAAATCATAGTTTGATCTgatctaaaaatatataaaatagttttctttataaaaacaaaaatatcacaATAACTTTTTTACTGCAATTTAAAGTTTAAAGTTAATCGTCACTAATTTGAATCAAGTTCTATATTGTGTTGATTTTAGCTGTGTGTGTAACGGCAATCCCACCTTCTGCCACATGTTGGCGTCGGGGTCGTAGGTGTAAACCTTCTTGGTGTTGTCAGCGATCAGATAGATGACGCCGTCCGCCGTGATGGAGCGGGGAGACGACAGGTACTTAGGGATGAACGGGGAGCACACCACACTCCAGCTGTCTGTGGGACCAAACATCAACTTAAcgtcctcacaaacacacactgatccTAATGTCCTCACAAACCGTGGGTGATAAACACTATGTTAACGTCCTCACAAACCGTCTGACAAAAACTATGTTAATGTCCTCACAAACCGTGTGcatgacaaacacacaatgttAATGTCCTAAGAAACCATGTGTATGACAAACACAATGTTAAgatcctcacaaacacacaatgttaACGTCAACCTCACAAATCATGCATGACAAAGATCCCAAAATAACAACCTCATAAAACATTGACACGACAAACAACACATCAACATCCAACAACACGCCAGGACATAATGCCGAACGTTAACGTCCTCACAATCTGTATTTCACTTTGCGCCTTACATAACGTGGGGTTGTACCGTGGTGTTTCGCCCCGCATCGTTTTGTACTACAGTGTAACGTGTGGCAACGCTCACCGATCACGGGGTTGTAGCACTGCATGGTCAGGACGTTGTACTTGACGGCACACGAGCCGATCAGGTAGAGCTTCCCGTGGCAAGCGGTGGCGGTGAAGTTGGTGACGTAGCGCAGGGCGGGGCAGGTGAGCGCCCAGGTGTCGCTGTAGGGGTCGTAGTGCTCCACCTCCACGTAGTTCAGGGTCGTACCTAGAGACAACACCTCCGTGTTAGAGCAGTGGGTGGAGCAGCACCGTCAGTCCATGGCAGCGCCACATGGAAGGGTGTTGTGCTTTGCTTTGTGCTACTGTCATAATTCTCCCCACTAGGCAGCTACTGTCCTTAGCACTTATTATATGTTGTATGTTACATTGCACTTTAAAactacttagcattgtgtagcatcttatcctagttaTCTTTGCTCTGTGCGGAGGATGAGTTAACCTAACAATAGTTggcgcttggcacttggttctttgaacatccttgctgtactgacagcgatcgATTGTTGatctcttctgacaaatgtacttattgtaagtcgctttggataaaagggtcgGCCAAATGCCCTCAATGAAAATGTAAGCTACTGCCCTCTTAAGCATCACAGGgaggagggatccctcttctgtaTTCCTTCTCAAGATTTGGCCAGGACTAATGGAACTTGGATTGCTTCTCTGCAatgtgtcgtttttttttttaaaactctAGTTCCCCCAGGTTTGACTGCATGTTTGACAGTTCTCAGCCTCACTTATGAGTGGCTTTAGAAAGGCTAAATGTTCGCTGCAAAGGTCTAGTCACCTCCAGGTCACCATCATCgtccttttctcctcctcatctcctctccttcccttacCTCCGATGACGTAGACCTCCCCGTTGAGGGTCGCCGACATGTGATTGGTCCGCGGGCAGAGCATGGGCGCCACGGTAACCCAGCGGCCCTGGCGCGTCATGTACTTCCAGGTCTCCGTGGTGGaccaggtgttggtgttggacCCCCGTGACccgcctgtcaatcacacagTAGCACCTCAACACCTCTCTCTGACCCACCATATGTCTTATTGTTTATGGTCACCACTTCTACTGAGACGAGGTGACAAAATAGGCCATTTATTTTGCGCAAGCATTTATGACTTTTAAATTAATCTTGTACCTTATCATTATTATTGGAAATTTCATCTCATAAATATCCTGTCTCAAATAGTAACTTCCACTTCCTTGAGATTGTGTCACCGAGTCCAAGTGGGCGGGGCTTAATATTCCGAGcaatcactgtgtgtgtctcccacgaCGGCCAATCAGATCCTGAAGGGATCCTATTTACTTAGGACTGTTTGACTTGGATAAAAGTCCCATTAAGAAAGCAAGATATGCTACGAATGCCGTTTCAAGCAATCTGTGTAAAGCATACTTCATTCCGCACCGGGTGAACTCTGCTTGTTTAAAATAGTTTCCCCCATTACTTTACCACTCGGGTTCCAATATTTCAAAATAATAGCGCCAGTGTTTTGACAGGGCTAAAACAAACCCGGCTGACCTGTGACATAGACGTCATTGCTGAGGGAGACCAAAGAGTAGCCCCACTTGTTGGGGTTGGGGAAGTTGGGGAGCTGGTGCCACTGCTCTGCAAtgtggaacagagagagggaacataGAAAAGACAGCATCAGAACATAGAACAGACAGCTTCAGAACATAGAACAGACAGCTTCAGAACAGAGAACATAGAGCATCAGAACTATAAAGGTATTCGGTTTGGGAGTTTCTGCACAGTGGAACACAGAGGGAAAGAAAATAGAACAGACAGCATCAGAACCATAAAGGTATTGGGTTGGGGAGGTTCTACAACGTGGAACACCGGAGAGAGAATACAGAACAGACAGCATCAGAACCATAAAGGCACTGTGTCTACATTTGGTTGAACCTTGGTTCAACTCCTTTCTGCTTCATTTCTTCTTCCGAAACTcatttcttgttcttcttgCATTCCACCTTGTTGAGCTTGTTGCTACTTTGCACGGAAACGgctctataaataaagtttggtTTGATACAATTTGAGGCGAATTTGTTCTGAAACCGAACATGGCCACAGTTTGATCCGAGCACAAACAGCGGTCGGTAAATGTTTTCGTCCCCGGCCGGTCTCCTCTGGGTAATGTTTCAGGGTTTATTAAGCACTGCTGTTCTTGGCCCGGCCTCCCCATTCACCTCCTCCAGCAGTCGACCCCGCCCGGACTCTGTTTGGCCAGTAGATTCTACAAACAAAGCTCCATCTCCATTTAATTCCACTCTACAAGGACCACATTATATATCACTATAAAGTACCCATTACTATTGGGTCATTTGGCAGAAGCCTTCATCCAACGCGACGTGAGGTTACAGACGTTAAGGGGCAGTGAGGAGGTACCTCTCCCCACAGCTATAGGCTGGGActttggggtttgaacccagaccCTTCTAGCTGAGAGGCCAACAGCCTTACTTTGACCCTaccctgggggagggggtacGTACTGGTCTTTATGTTGTAGAACGCACAGTTCCGCGGCTGTACTCTGGGGTcactctcttcatcctcctcctcgtcctcgtcctcgtcgtccaGCGAGCGGCCGCCCATCACAAACAGCACCTCCTGCAGGTTGGGCTGGGGACTGCAGGGGCTGGTCCTCTGCTCCAGCCCGGGCTCCACGGACATCTAGAGACGGATATCACATCGATAAcacaatcatcatcaccatcaccaccatcatcatcatcagaacAGTTTAACCCAGATAACTTCTGATACATAAGTTGAGCCATTTTAATTTGAGCCATTTTATGACTTTTAATCAAGTGATTTTCTCACAGATGACTTTAATTTTCATGAGTCTCTTTCCACTAAGATGCCCTTTACCTCAGGTAGGTCCTCCTAgtgcttcacccccccccctccatgtaaCGGAACCAAACACTGAACCCCAGCGGAGGGGACGGCCCCTCCTTGGGTCTAACCCCGGTCCCCGCCCCCGCCTCTCCGGATTGGCCCAGGAGCCTGGCTGGTGACGTCACtcaccatggtgtgtgtgtgacctcatCCTTGGGGTTCacaacccccaaccccaaccctaaccctgcggTTCTATACCCATACCACCAACCCTATTGTGGCATGATCATCATTATGGTCCTGACCCGGTCCTGACCCGGTCTGACCCGGTCTGACCCGGCCTAGCGCCCCCTGCCCTCACCTCCTGCAGGACGTGCTCCACGGCCTGGcgggccccgggggccccctGGACCAGGCCGTCCGTCAGCAGGCGGTCCCTGAGGTACTCCGGGCTGAGCAGGGCCAGGCGGGACAGGCCCAGCAGCTCCGTGAGGTGGTCCCGCCGGGGGGCCTCCTGGTGCCGCGCCCAGGCCAGGGCGGCCTCCACGCGGGCGTGCTCCGAGCGCACCTGCAGGCCCTCGTGGGCCAGGCAGGCGGCCAGCCGCTCCTTCCCCAGCAGGGGGAACTCCTCGCCCCGCTGCACCGCCTCAAAGTTCTCCAGCAGGAAGCCCCAGGCCTTGGCCACCACCTCGGGGCAGCCGTGCGTCTCGCCGAACTCCAGGATGCCCAGGCAGTTGGTGGCGTCGATCTGGTGCTGCAGGTAGCGGCCGCACACGCCGCGCACCGTCTGGAACTGCAGGCGGTCCGAGGTGCGCACCAGCCCCTCCACGTTGCCCTGGTTGATGGTCAGCCGGCCCGTGTACGCAAAGTCCAGCAGCGAGGCCAGCACGTCGGGCTCCACGTCGCACAGCTCCACGCGCGCCGCGATGTTCTCCACAAAGTCCCCCGAGAACATGGAGCGGAAGTAGGGGCTGCAGAGGGCGAGCACGGCGCGGTGGCAGGGGAAGTCCCGGCCGCCGGCGCCCAGCGTCACGTCCACCAGCCGGGGCTGCGAGCGCAGGGAGCGCAGCCCCTCCAGGATGCTCTGGGCGTGCGACGCCAGGCTGAAGTCCAGGTCGTCCACGTTGCGGAccatggcgagagagagagggggggcgggttcacctgcggggggggggggtcgagagCAGATCAGAGGGGCGGCAGGCGGCTCGGGAGGTAGAGGCGGTTGCCGGGTCACCGGGAGgacgctagttcgatccccttgagggtcgaggtgtccctgagcgaggcacctcaccctgactgctcccgacgagctggttgTCGCCCTGCCTGGTcgacgccgccgtcggtgtgtgaatgcgtgtgtgaatgggtgaatgatgGGTAATATTGCAAagagctttgagtggccactg
Coding sequences within:
- the klhl30 gene encoding kelch-like protein 30; translation: MVRNVDDLDFSLASHAQSILEGLRSLRSQPRLVDVTLGAGGRDFPCHRAVLALCSPYFRSMFSGDFVENIAARVELCDVEPDVLASLLDFAYTGRLTINQGNVEGLVRTSDRLQFQTVRGVCGRYLQHQIDATNCLGILEFGETHGCPEVVAKAWGFLLENFEAVQRGEEFPLLGKERLAACLAHEGLQVRSEHARVEAALAWARHQEAPRRDHLTELLGLSRLALLSPEYLRDRLLTDGLVQGAPGARQAVEHVLQEMSVEPGLEQRTSPCSPQPNLQEVLFVMGGRSLDDEDEDEEEDEESDPRVQPRNCAFYNIKTKQWHQLPNFPNPNKWGYSLVSLSNDVYVTGGSRGSNTNTWSTTETWKYMTRQGRWVTVAPMLCPRTNHMSATLNGEVYVIGGTTLNYVEVEHYDPYSDTWALTCPALRYVTNFTATACHGKLYLIGSCAVKYNVLTMQCYNPVIDSWSVVCSPFIPKYLSSPRSITADGVIYLIADNTKKVYTYDPDANMWQKVQYLNMLHENGGLVVLDGGLAVTGGHWKGMEGDYGVEMEVYDRAADCWRVEGALPRLWFYSGAASVFLDPAQWPEAFPIDPL